The Bacillota bacterium region CTCGGACCTGGCGGCGGCTAAGGAGTGGGTGGCCAGCGGTCGGCCCGCGTGTGCCATGCTGGCTCCCTCTTTCGTGGCCGAGTTTCACCCCTTGCGGCCCGGGCAGGTAGCTGCCGCGTTGCGCCGGCTGGGGTTCCGGTGGGTGTACGAGGTGGCATACGGTGCCGAACTCGTCACCCGCGAGTACCTGAGCGTTCTCCGGCGAGGGGCGGGTTCGACCCGGAAACCCCGTCCCCTGGTGAGTACCCCCTGCCCGGCCGTGGTCCACCTGGTGGAACGATACTTCCCTTCCCTGGTTTCCTTTCTCGCCCCCGTGGTTTCCCCCATGGTGGCTACCGGGAGGGCGGCGCGCATCCTTTTGCGGGACAGTGCTCCCGATCTGGCCACAGTGTTCATAGGTCCTTGTGTGGCCAAGATCGAGGAGGCGCGCCATCCCGCAGTGGCGGGGGCGGTGGATGGTGTCCTCACCTTTCCCGAACTGAGGGCCTGGTGGCAGGAGGCAGGGGTAGATCCATCGTCCTGTCCGGAAGAAGGCTTTGACAACCCCCCCACTGCGCTGGGGAAGCTGTACCCGGTCCCGGGGGGCCTGCTGCGTACCGCGGCCCTGCGCGCTGATGTGCTGGACAACGAGATTCACACCGTGGAAGGCCGGGAAAAATCCCTGGAGTTCCTGCGCGCGCTGGAAAAGGGAGAGGTACAGGCTGCCTTCGTAGACATCCTGTTTTGCGAAGGATGTGTGAACGGCCCCCTGGCGGGCAGCCTCTTGCCCGGATACGGTCGCCGTAACCGGGTGGTGGACGAAGTGCGTTCTCTACCCCGGCGCGCCTTGCGCCTGGCAGAGCCTCCTCCCGCGATCGATTTGCGGCGCGACTTCACGGCCCGGGCCGTCCGCCTGCCCGAGCCGGGGGAGGCAGAGATCGGTGCCATCCTGCGGGAACTGGGCAAGACCAGGCCGGAGGACGAGTTGAACTGCGGGGCCTGCGGGTACCCCACCTGCCGGGATAAGGCGGTGGCGGTGTTCCAGGGTCTGGCGGAAAACAAGATGTGCCTGCCCTACCTGATCACGGAATTGCAGGCGAAGAATGCCGAGCTGGCATACCTGCGCGACTACAACCGCAGCATAGTGGAGAGCATCGCCGAGGGGGTCATCGTTGCCGACCGGGAGGGGATCATCACCGTTTTCAACGATCCTCGTCAGCACGTGTCAGATCGGCCCCGTCAGGAACTGATCGGTAAGGGGTTCTTCGCCGGCCTTCCCCACCTGGACCGGGAAGAGGTGAGAAAGGCAATCTCTGCCGTGCTAGAATCGGGCAAGGTGGGGGCCGTCCCGGAACTCCGGTACCAGTTGCGGGACCGCACGGTGGTGGCGAGCTTGCGGGCCTACCCGCTGCGGGGGGAGCGGGGGGAGTTGCTGGGTGTGGTGGTGATTTGCCAGGACATAACCGAGGAAAAGCGGCTGTTCAGCCGGCTGGCGGAATCCGACCGGCTGGCTTCCCTGGGCCGCCTGGCGGCCGGGGTCGCCCACGAGATCAACAACCCCCTCACCCTGGTATCCGGCTACGCAGAGCTGCTACGGGAAAGTGTGGCAGACCCGACCCTCAGGGAGCAGGCAGCGGTCATCGTGGAGGAAGTCGAGCGCATCGCGGGCATCGTCCGCAATCTGCTTACCTTTGCTCGCCAGCAGCCAGCCACCGTAAGCCCCTGCGACGTGAACGCCATCCTGTGCCGGCTCTATTCCCTTACCGCCTCTCAGTTCCAAAAGGGACGGGTGGAATTGGTGCTGGATTGTGAACCGGGGCTTCCCCAGGTGGCAGCGAATCCATCCGAACTGGAGCAGGTCTTCCTCAATCTCATGATCAACGCCCTGGAGGCCATGCCCGGCGGGGGCAGGCTCACCGTGGAGAGCCGTTCGATCTGCTCCAACGGAGAGCCCTGGGTTGAGATACGGTTCGCCGATACCGGCTGCGGGATCAAGGAGGAGCACATCGACCGCATTTTCGAGCCCTTCTTCACCACCAAAGAGGTGGGTAAGGGAACCGGTTTGGGACTATCCGTGTCCTACGGTATAGTGCGCAAGTACGGGGGCACCATCGAGGTCTCCAGCGAGGAAGGGAAGGGGAGCGTGTTCGTGGTGCGGTTACCGGTGCGCCGGGGCGCCGAGGTGAATAACGTGAGGTGATGGCGGTGTCCTCCCGTATCCTGGTGGTGGACGATGAACCGCGCGTGTGCCAGTTCCTGCGGACCATCCTGGAGGCGGAGGGGTGGCAGGTGACCATCGCCCCGGGCGGGGCGGAGGCGCTCGAGGAACTGAGGCGGAGCAGCTTCGACCTTGTGATCACCGACCTGGTCATGCCCGGGGTGGACGGGATGCAGGTGCTGGAGGCGGCCCGCGCCGAGGATCCCGATGCCTTCGTCATAGTGATAACCGGGTACTCGACGGTGGAATCTGCCGTTGAGGCCATGAAGAAAGGCGCCTTCGATTACATCCCCAAGCCGTTCAAGGTAGAGCACATCAAACTACAGTGTCGCAAGGCCCTGGAACAGCGGCGGGTGGTCCTGGAAAACCGGGTGTTGCGCCACCAGCTGAGCGTCACCGGAGTCCGCTTCGGGCGGATGATCGGTGACAGCCCGGCCATGCAGGAGGTCTACCGTCTCATCTCCAAGGTAGCCCCCACCGACAGCACGGTGCTCATCCGGGGAGAGACGGGCACCGGCAAGGAACTGGTGGCGCGGGCCATCCACTATCACAGTCCCAGGCGGGAGCACCCTCTGGTGACGGTGAACTGCGCCGCCCTCCCCGAAGCGTTGCTGGAAAGCGAATTGTTCGGTTATGCCCGTGGTGCTTTCACCGGTGCCACCGCTCCCAAGAGAGGCCTGCTCGAGGAAGCCGACGGGGGAACATTCTTCCTGGACGAGATAGGGGACATCAGCCTGGCCCTGCAGGTCAAGCTGCTGAGGGTGCTGGAGGAAGGGGAGTTCTTGCGTTTGGGTGAGACCAGACCCCGCCGGGTGGACGTGCGGGTTATCGCCGCTACCAACCGCGACCTGGAGGCGGCCCTGGCAAGCGGTGCCTTCCGACCGGACCTGTACTTCCGGCTGAACGTTTTCACCATCAACCTGCCCCGCCTGCGCGACCGCGAGGGGGATGTGCCCCTGCTGGCCAGCCACTTCCTGCACAGAAGTGCCCAGCGTATGGGCAAGGCCCTGCGCGGGTTCACGCCTCGCGCCATGGAGTGCCTGTGTCGCTACCCCTGGCCGGGCAATGTGCGGGAACTGGAAAACGTGGTGGAGCGGGCGGCCATCCTGGCAGAGGGGCCTTTCGTCGACGTGGGGGATCTCCCCCGCGAGATGCAGCATTCCGGTGACTACCCGCCTGCGCAGTTTGCGGGAGCGGGGGGGAAGACATTCAAGGAGGCTGTTCGGGAATTCGAACGCTCCCTGGTGGTGGAAGCCCTCGCGCGGGCGGGAGGGGTACCCGCTCGTGCCGCCCGCCTGCTGGGGGTCAGCCGCTCCACCTTTCACGAGATCACCCGCAGGCTGGGGCTGCAGGAAGAGGTGCGGGCCGGTTCCCGCACGGGACCGTCTCCCGCCTGAGCCCCCGTTCGGGCGATTCCCCCGGGGGAGCGACTCCCCGTGAGGCTGCCCATGGGAGCGTGCGTTCATTTTTATTGACGAGTTCGGGTTCCCGAACGGGTCGCCAGCCGCGGGGGCGGGAGCAGGGGGACGCGTGAGGACACTCCCCGCCGGCGGAAAGCCGCTTTTGCGCGGGTTCGGGAGCGCACGCGTGCTCCGCCGACGGCGGCTACCATCTGGCACGCCTCTTGCAATTGTGGATGGGCGGAGGGCCGCGATGGCGGGCCCGGTCCCCGGGCCGAGACCCCGGGGTAAAGCAAGGAGGTGGGCCAGATGGCCGAACCGGCTGTCACTCGGGAACAGTTGCTCGAGGAGAGGAAGTTCTGGGAAGAGAAGGTGCGCAGGCTACGGGTACTGCCGCCGGTTGAGAAGAAGGTGGGTTGGGGGTTCGACATCGATCCCGACCTGGAGTACGCCCGCGTAGAGGAAATTTACAGCACCCTGGGCCCCAACTGGGAATGGTTCGCCCGCACCGAGAGGGTGGATTACAGCGGTCTGCGCCGCCAGCGGGAAATCGAACACCGCCTGAACCAGAACTAGCGAGGAGGCCCGGACGTGTCCAGACGAGTGCTTGTGTGCGGGGGCGCAGGTTGCGTCTCGTCCGGCTGCGCCGCGGTCAAGGAGGCCTTATCGGCAGAGGTAGCCAGGGCCTTCTCCGGCGGGGTGGAGGTGGTGGTGACGGGGTGCATAGGGGTCTGCGCCCTCGGACCCCTTGTCCTGGTAGAACCGGAAGATGTACTTTACTGCCACGTCAAGCCGGAGGACGCCTCCGAAATCGTGGCTTCCCACCTGGTGGGGGGACGGGTGGTGGAGCGCCTGCTCTGGCGTGACGCCCAGGGTCGACCCCGGGCCGCCCTGGCGGACATCCCCTTCTTCAGCCGCCAGGTGAAGCTGGTCCTGCGCAAGTGCGGGCGGATAGACCCGGAAAACGTGGATGAGTACCTGGAGCGGGGCGGGTACCGGGCGCTGCGAGAGGTGCTCAGCGGTTGGACCCCTGCCCGGGTGATCGAAGCCGTGAAAGCCTCCGGGCTGCGGGGCCGGGGAGGCGCCGGATTTCCCACGGGCAGGAAGTGGGAGCTCGCCCGCCGCGAGGCCTTGTACCCCAAGTACGTGGTGTGTAATGCCGACGAGGGCGACCCCGGGGCATTCATGGATCGCAGCGTTCTGGAAGGGGATCCCCACAGCGTGCTGGAAGGGCTGGCCATCGCCGGATATGCCATCGGGGCGAACAAAGGCTTCATTTACGTGCGCGCCGAGTACCCCCTGGCCCTGAGCAGGCTTGAGATCGCCCTCC contains the following coding sequences:
- a CDS encoding [Fe-Fe] hydrogenase large subunit C-terminal domain-containing protein translates to MGVVSTIPGRCRQCYSCVRHCPVKAIMVRQEQAAVLEERCISCGHCVTVCSQKAKRVASDLAAAKEWVASGRPACAMLAPSFVAEFHPLRPGQVAAALRRLGFRWVYEVAYGAELVTREYLSVLRRGAGSTRKPRPLVSTPCPAVVHLVERYFPSLVSFLAPVVSPMVATGRAARILLRDSAPDLATVFIGPCVAKIEEARHPAVAGAVDGVLTFPELRAWWQEAGVDPSSCPEEGFDNPPTALGKLYPVPGGLLRTAALRADVLDNEIHTVEGREKSLEFLRALEKGEVQAAFVDILFCEGCVNGPLAGSLLPGYGRRNRVVDEVRSLPRRALRLAEPPPAIDLRRDFTARAVRLPEPGEAEIGAILRELGKTRPEDELNCGACGYPTCRDKAVAVFQGLAENKMCLPYLITELQAKNAELAYLRDYNRSIVESIAEGVIVADREGIITVFNDPRQHVSDRPRQELIGKGFFAGLPHLDREEVRKAISAVLESGKVGAVPELRYQLRDRTVVASLRAYPLRGERGELLGVVVICQDITEEKRLFSRLAESDRLASLGRLAAGVAHEINNPLTLVSGYAELLRESVADPTLREQAAVIVEEVERIAGIVRNLLTFARQQPATVSPCDVNAILCRLYSLTASQFQKGRVELVLDCEPGLPQVAANPSELEQVFLNLMINALEAMPGGGRLTVESRSICSNGEPWVEIRFADTGCGIKEEHIDRIFEPFFTTKEVGKGTGLGLSVSYGIVRKYGGTIEVSSEEGKGSVFVVRLPVRRGAEVNNVR
- a CDS encoding sigma-54 dependent transcriptional regulator, whose amino-acid sequence is MSSRILVVDDEPRVCQFLRTILEAEGWQVTIAPGGAEALEELRRSSFDLVITDLVMPGVDGMQVLEAARAEDPDAFVIVITGYSTVESAVEAMKKGAFDYIPKPFKVEHIKLQCRKALEQRRVVLENRVLRHQLSVTGVRFGRMIGDSPAMQEVYRLISKVAPTDSTVLIRGETGTGKELVARAIHYHSPRREHPLVTVNCAALPEALLESELFGYARGAFTGATAPKRGLLEEADGGTFFLDEIGDISLALQVKLLRVLEEGEFLRLGETRPRRVDVRVIAATNRDLEAALASGAFRPDLYFRLNVFTINLPRLRDREGDVPLLASHFLHRSAQRMGKALRGFTPRAMECLCRYPWPGNVRELENVVERAAILAEGPFVDVGDLPREMQHSGDYPPAQFAGAGGKTFKEAVREFERSLVVEALARAGGVPARAARLLGVSRSTFHEITRRLGLQEEVRAGSRTGPSPA